Proteins co-encoded in one Paracrocinitomix mangrovi genomic window:
- a CDS encoding rhomboid family intramembrane serine protease has product MYITYLLLVVTILISVKGFSDNDFKWKWMWNPYQVVHHKQWYRSFSHAFIHANWMHLIFNMYVLYGFGVALEKSMIFLYGPKGYMYFACLYVGGILFSTLLSLNQHKDNMHYNSLGASGAVMAVMFGFIMIHPSVELMFIFVPIPIKAYILGPIILIAEYFMAKRGGTGIAHDAHFAGAIFGIVFMIIVDYHLLLELPQKIGL; this is encoded by the coding sequence ATGTATATCACCTATTTATTATTAGTTGTTACTATTCTAATTTCCGTTAAAGGCTTTAGCGATAATGACTTTAAATGGAAGTGGATGTGGAATCCATATCAGGTAGTACACCATAAACAGTGGTATCGTTCATTTTCTCATGCATTTATTCATGCCAACTGGATGCACCTTATATTCAATATGTATGTATTGTATGGGTTTGGTGTAGCTTTAGAAAAGAGTATGATCTTTTTATACGGCCCAAAAGGGTACATGTATTTTGCTTGCCTTTATGTAGGTGGAATTTTGTTTTCAACCTTGTTATCATTAAATCAACATAAGGATAATATGCACTATAATTCGTTAGGTGCATCCGGAGCAGTTATGGCTGTGATGTTCGGTTTTATTATGATTCATCCATCAGTTGAGCTGATGTTTATTTTTGTCCCTATACCTATCAAAGCGTACATACTTGGTCCAATTATTTTAATTGCGGAGTATTTCATGGCTAAAAGGGGAGGTACCGGGATTGCACATGATGCCCATTTTGCGGGTGCAATCTTTGGAATCGTCTTTATGATAATTGTAGATTATCATTTGCTCTTGGAATTGCCTCAAAAAATTGGATTATGA
- a CDS encoding aminotransferase class IV has product MSGFVNFNGSLLPADKYSIMAGNRAYLYGDGLFETIRVINGKAINLDNHYMRLSEGMEALQMKPPANYSASFFEEQINELVEQNNIEQGGRVRLSVDRKPGGNFLPNSSHVDYYIEAYHHDENRFVLNDRGYKIDLYDEIKKDISPLAKYKTKNALIYIMAKLSSQEKGVDDLLIQNYKMGIIEGGSSNLFVVSNGVLYTPGLDLGPLAGTMRMQIINIALQNGIKVYECNISPQNLLVADEVFLTNAIQGVIWVDSYRTKHYGKEMAKNLTSLLNDQWI; this is encoded by the coding sequence ATGAGTGGATTTGTGAATTTTAATGGAAGTTTGTTGCCTGCTGATAAGTATTCAATCATGGCCGGTAATAGGGCTTATTTATACGGAGATGGACTATTTGAAACAATTAGGGTCATCAACGGAAAAGCCATTAATCTGGATAACCATTATATGAGGTTGTCTGAAGGTATGGAAGCACTGCAAATGAAACCTCCGGCAAATTATTCCGCATCATTTTTTGAAGAACAAATCAATGAATTGGTTGAGCAAAATAATATAGAGCAGGGTGGAAGAGTAAGATTGAGTGTAGACAGAAAACCCGGAGGAAATTTTTTGCCTAATTCCAGTCATGTAGATTACTACATTGAAGCCTATCATCATGATGAAAATAGGTTTGTGTTAAATGACAGGGGCTACAAGATTGATTTGTATGATGAGATTAAAAAAGATATCTCTCCACTGGCAAAGTATAAAACAAAGAATGCCCTCATTTATATCATGGCAAAATTATCTTCTCAAGAAAAAGGGGTAGATGATTTGCTGATTCAGAATTATAAAATGGGAATTATTGAAGGGGGTAGTTCTAACTTATTTGTTGTAAGTAACGGAGTGTTATATACACCCGGACTTGATTTAGGTCCATTGGCAGGCACCATGAGAATGCAGATCATTAATATCGCTTTGCAAAATGGAATTAAAGTATATGAGTGTAACATTTCACCTCAAAATTTATTGGTGGCTGATGAGGTGTTTTTAACCAATGCCATTCAAGGTGTTATATGGGTGGATTCCTATCGAACAAAACATTATGGTAAGGAAATGGCTAAAAATCTGACTTCATTATTAAACGATCAGTGGATTTAG
- a CDS encoding L,D-transpeptidase family protein, translating into MKRYLHFILTLAVFVSLIGCSGNSRVLTEEEQAISDELKSKYKSADYLVFDGDTLMASSEVLSFYQTNDFQPIWIVDNKLNDKGEVLYDLIKNARHHGFMPEMFNYSLIRETKNTSILDAEMILSNGFLLYVSHMDAGCVDPTTGNYTWKKDSLDFDLIAELDKVREGSDPAEVILAHQPENWEYKQLQTGLVQFLDTYTLDTMTYDIPAFKEDSVKCYHAAHEALIGHGYLDASISDKDSNFIHELKKFQKLNGLLDDGIVGKWTGRALNESNNERFYHAAISMEKWRWKKKPYPAKYIRVNIPEFTLYFFDSTQLKSKHKVIVGAYDTQTPEFHASMERMITNPFWHVPYSIASTEILYGARKDSAYFSKRGYKVFKDGQQIDPTAVDWSGVGTNSFTYRVRQDGGAGNSLGKIKFLFPNVHSVFIHDTPTKRLFENDVRAYSHGCIRLHRPFDLAKSILSSEVNAMEADTLDSLVYRGTQRVIELKDPFEVYIEYFTVTGDSSGNVIFHPDIYGRDKKYIDNAYKKFYLPDDQTPDSEEDQQVAEDSPIRKD; encoded by the coding sequence ATGAAACGCTACTTACACTTTATACTGACCCTTGCCGTTTTTGTTTCATTAATTGGATGTTCTGGAAATTCAAGAGTACTTACTGAAGAAGAACAAGCCATCAGTGATGAATTAAAATCTAAATATAAATCAGCTGATTATTTGGTATTTGATGGAGATACATTGATGGCCTCATCTGAGGTGCTTTCTTTCTATCAAACAAATGATTTTCAACCTATTTGGATTGTTGACAATAAACTTAATGACAAAGGTGAAGTACTTTATGATCTTATAAAAAATGCGCGTCATCATGGATTCATGCCTGAAATGTTCAATTACTCTTTAATCAGGGAAACAAAAAACACTTCGATTTTAGACGCTGAGATGATTTTATCTAACGGCTTTCTATTGTATGTATCACACATGGATGCAGGTTGTGTAGATCCAACAACAGGTAATTACACCTGGAAAAAAGACTCCTTAGATTTTGATCTCATAGCAGAACTTGACAAAGTACGAGAAGGATCAGATCCTGCTGAAGTCATTCTGGCGCATCAACCGGAAAACTGGGAATATAAACAGTTACAAACAGGTTTAGTACAGTTTTTAGACACTTACACTTTGGATACAATGACTTATGACATTCCTGCATTTAAAGAAGATTCAGTTAAGTGTTATCATGCAGCTCATGAAGCTTTAATAGGTCATGGATATCTTGATGCTTCTATCAGTGATAAGGACAGTAATTTTATCCATGAACTTAAAAAATTCCAAAAATTAAATGGGTTGTTAGATGACGGAATCGTAGGTAAATGGACAGGAAGAGCATTAAATGAAAGTAACAATGAACGCTTTTATCACGCAGCCATTTCTATGGAAAAATGGAGATGGAAAAAGAAACCATATCCAGCGAAGTACATTCGTGTGAATATCCCTGAATTTACACTTTACTTTTTTGATAGTACTCAACTTAAAAGTAAACACAAAGTAATAGTTGGTGCATATGATACGCAAACACCAGAATTCCATGCATCTATGGAAAGAATGATCACCAATCCATTCTGGCATGTGCCTTACTCTATTGCTTCTACAGAGATTTTATACGGAGCAAGAAAAGATTCAGCATACTTTTCAAAAAGAGGATACAAGGTATTTAAAGATGGACAACAGATTGATCCTACTGCTGTAGACTGGTCAGGTGTTGGTACAAATAGCTTTACTTATAGAGTAAGGCAGGATGGTGGTGCAGGAAATAGTTTGGGGAAAATAAAATTCTTATTCCCAAATGTTCACTCAGTATTTATCCATGATACGCCTACTAAAAGATTATTTGAAAATGATGTGCGTGCCTACTCTCACGGATGTATTAGACTTCACAGACCATTTGATTTAGCCAAATCTATATTATCATCTGAAGTTAACGCCATGGAAGCTGATACCTTAGACAGTCTTGTTTACAGAGGAACCCAAAGGGTTATTGAACTAAAAGATCCTTTTGAAGTTTATATAGAATATTTCACTGTAACAGGAGATAGTAGTGGAAATGTTATTTTTCATCCCGATATTTACGGAAGAGATAAAAAATACATTGACAACGCCTATAAAAAATTCTATCTACCAGATGATCAAACCCCCGATAGCGAAGAAGATCAGCAAGTTGCTGAAGATTCACCAATCAGAAAGGATTGA
- a CDS encoding S9 family peptidase, with amino-acid sequence MIKPPIAKKISKLLKIHQSERIDNYYWMNDREHPDVISYLNAENDYTKAILKPTEEAQELLFKEMRARVKEDDMSAPYLKNGYWYYSRYETGQEHPIHCRKNGSLEAEEEILMDENEEAKNHPYYEVVSFTISKDNTLMAFAEDITGRRLYQIRFKNLKTGEILDHKIENCSSDLAWHNNNTDLYFCLRDVKTLRPYQVHKYNISDKSDNIIYTEKDDTYICSVEINKDFKHLLISSHSTLTTEYQIKSADDDSNFELFLAREEDHEYYPEMDGNIAFIKTNKNAENFRLVKCNLSDRSYDKWEEIQAHNDDIYIEDFEVFKSHIVVVEKENGLSQLKIYDRKSNKNFVLPPKEETYMLYLGTNPEIDQDNFRIGYTSMTTPHSVYDVDFKNFQWTLVKQQVVQGDFDSTNYQSERVWANGRDGVKVPCSLVYHKDKFKKDGSNPILIYAYGSYGSTIDPYFSSVRLSLLDRGFVFAIAHIRGGEYLGRHWYDTGKLLFKKNTFYDFIDVAKHLVDNKFADSENVFAMGGSAGGLLMGAIANIEPKLWKGIVMQVPFVDVVTTMLDDSIPLTTGEYDEWGNPNKKVYYDYMLSYSPYDNIEAKDYPSMLITSGLHDSQVQYWEPTKYIAKLREYKTDNNIVLLHTNMDAGHGGASGRFESMKEIALEYAFIFWRSGISVK; translated from the coding sequence ATGATCAAACCCCCGATAGCGAAGAAGATCAGCAAGTTGCTGAAGATTCACCAATCAGAAAGGATTGACAATTATTACTGGATGAACGACAGAGAACATCCAGATGTGATTTCATACTTAAATGCAGAAAACGATTACACAAAAGCAATTCTGAAACCAACAGAAGAAGCTCAGGAATTGTTGTTTAAAGAAATGCGAGCACGTGTCAAAGAAGATGACATGTCAGCCCCTTATTTAAAGAATGGTTACTGGTATTATTCTCGTTATGAAACCGGACAGGAACATCCTATCCACTGCCGCAAAAATGGATCTCTTGAAGCTGAAGAAGAAATCTTAATGGATGAAAATGAAGAGGCAAAAAATCATCCCTATTATGAAGTAGTTTCTTTTACAATTAGCAAAGACAACACACTAATGGCCTTTGCTGAAGACATAACCGGTAGGAGATTGTATCAAATAAGATTCAAAAATTTAAAAACAGGTGAAATACTGGACCATAAAATAGAAAATTGTAGTTCAGACCTGGCCTGGCACAACAATAATACTGATTTGTACTTTTGTTTAAGGGACGTAAAAACACTGCGTCCTTATCAAGTTCACAAGTACAATATTTCAGATAAATCAGACAACATTATATATACAGAAAAAGATGATACTTACATCTGCTCTGTTGAAATCAATAAAGATTTTAAGCATCTACTCATAAGTTCTCACAGTACTTTAACTACAGAATATCAAATAAAGAGTGCTGATGATGATAGCAATTTTGAATTGTTTCTAGCAAGAGAAGAAGACCATGAATACTATCCTGAGATGGATGGAAACATTGCTTTTATCAAGACCAATAAAAATGCAGAAAATTTCAGATTAGTAAAATGTAATCTATCTGACAGATCTTATGATAAATGGGAAGAAATTCAAGCACACAATGATGATATTTACATAGAAGATTTTGAAGTATTCAAATCTCACATTGTGGTTGTTGAGAAAGAAAATGGTTTGTCTCAACTAAAGATATACGATAGAAAATCAAATAAAAACTTTGTGTTGCCTCCCAAAGAGGAAACCTACATGCTTTATCTGGGAACAAATCCTGAAATAGATCAAGATAATTTCAGAATTGGATATACGTCAATGACTACACCCCATTCAGTTTATGATGTTGATTTCAAAAACTTTCAATGGACACTTGTAAAACAGCAAGTTGTTCAGGGTGACTTTGATTCGACAAACTATCAGTCTGAACGTGTATGGGCCAATGGACGTGATGGAGTTAAAGTTCCTTGTTCTCTTGTTTATCACAAAGACAAATTTAAAAAGGATGGTTCAAATCCAATTTTAATTTACGCTTACGGATCTTACGGATCCACGATTGATCCTTACTTTTCATCTGTAAGATTATCACTGTTAGATCGAGGTTTTGTTTTTGCCATTGCACATATAAGAGGTGGAGAATATTTAGGAAGACATTGGTATGACACAGGAAAGCTGTTGTTTAAAAAGAATACTTTTTACGATTTTATTGATGTGGCAAAGCATTTGGTGGATAACAAATTTGCTGATAGCGAAAACGTATTTGCCATGGGAGGATCTGCAGGAGGTTTGTTAATGGGAGCTATTGCTAATATTGAACCTAAATTGTGGAAAGGAATCGTTATGCAAGTACCTTTTGTTGATGTAGTTACTACAATGTTAGATGACAGTATTCCTTTAACCACGGGTGAATATGATGAATGGGGTAACCCTAATAAAAAAGTGTATTATGATTATATGCTTTCTTATTCACCGTATGACAATATTGAAGCAAAAGATTATCCCTCAATGTTGATCACCTCAGGATTACATGATTCACAGGTTCAATATTGGGAGCCAACAAAATACATTGCCAAACTGCGTGAATACAAAACAGACAACAACATTGTTTTACTTCATACCAACATGGATGCTGGACACGGAGGTGCAAGCGGAAGGTTTGAGTCAATGAAAGAAATAGCGCTTGAATATGCTTTCATTTTTTGGAGAAGCGGAATTAGCGTAAAATAA
- a CDS encoding tetratricopeptide repeat protein, giving the protein MRHIFLLLTLLFSFSIQAQTAKQVNKAIKVFGKDIDKGLDKLTTYMSKEKYPSLYAFEVLVTMEHLKYLYNVSKGDEIEEAMIEENDGEPLDSVGVQLIDDIKRFSKENFLDVCRYSSLASFSQNADMYLRQMVAEEKLDTNVSDDGWELFDEGKLKIDDGEFELAELNFRKAMDKDSGFYLANIYLGHTFYYRENYDSAMFFYERSRTAYPNKMLPRTCIVDCLVQQGLFYRAKKECQQMLFLYPGHDIKSKYNEILSVENKVMNDRRFTRYFYPNTIGEDDAERYGPTYWKDYRDAKKEVSRYCNEDGIIEENGLTKDRYLEVYSFRRMLEENQEDLPDIYEFPLRMMEDGYLEPFVFISMFHIDILPQLQDYMSNEDNRKKCEDYIDKYLLETREKH; this is encoded by the coding sequence ATGAGACACATTTTTCTTTTACTTACATTATTATTTTCTTTTTCAATTCAAGCTCAAACAGCCAAGCAAGTTAACAAAGCAATTAAAGTATTTGGCAAGGATATAGACAAAGGCCTTGATAAGTTAACTACTTATATGTCCAAAGAAAAGTATCCCAGCTTGTATGCTTTTGAGGTGCTTGTAACTATGGAACATTTAAAATACTTGTACAATGTTTCAAAAGGAGATGAAATTGAAGAGGCAATGATAGAGGAAAATGATGGGGAACCACTTGATTCTGTCGGAGTTCAACTGATAGATGACATAAAGAGATTTAGCAAAGAAAACTTTCTGGATGTATGCCGCTATAGTTCGTTAGCATCTTTTTCACAAAATGCAGATATGTATCTAAGACAAATGGTGGCAGAGGAGAAGCTTGATACAAATGTTTCTGATGATGGATGGGAGCTTTTTGATGAGGGTAAGTTAAAAATAGATGATGGTGAATTTGAATTGGCTGAACTGAATTTCAGAAAAGCTATGGATAAAGATTCAGGATTTTATTTGGCTAATATTTACCTGGGACACACATTCTATTATAGAGAAAATTATGATTCAGCCATGTTCTTTTATGAGCGATCAAGAACAGCTTATCCTAATAAAATGTTACCTAGAACTTGTATTGTAGATTGTTTGGTTCAACAAGGTTTGTTTTACAGAGCTAAAAAAGAATGTCAACAAATGCTTTTTCTTTATCCGGGACATGACATTAAGTCAAAATACAATGAAATTTTATCGGTAGAGAACAAAGTGATGAACGACCGTCGTTTTACCCGGTATTTTTATCCAAATACTATTGGAGAAGATGACGCAGAAAGATATGGACCTACTTATTGGAAAGATTATAGAGATGCAAAAAAAGAAGTAAGTAGATATTGTAATGAAGATGGTATTATTGAGGAGAATGGTTTGACAAAAGACAGGTATTTGGAAGTGTATAGTTTTAGAAGAATGTTAGAGGAAAACCAGGAAGATTTGCCTGATATTTATGAATTTCCTTTAAGAATGATGGAAGATGGGTATCTAGAACCTTTTGTTTTTATCTCTATGTTTCACATTGATATTTTACCACAGTTACAAGATTATATGTCCAATGAGGACAATCGCAAAAAATGTGAAGACTACATTGATAAGTACTTATTGGAAACTAGAGAAAAACACTAG
- the dnaE gene encoding DNA polymerase III subunit alpha, with amino-acid sequence MYIIFDTETTGLPKNWNAPITDTDNWPRCIQIAWQLHDENGDLIEHQDYLIKPDGFNIPFESEQIHGISTELAEQQGVPIQDVLQKFNEALSKAKFVVGQNIGFDINVMGCEFYRYSVETPMIEMPILDTCTEKTAELCQLPGGRGGKFKLPTLTELHEFLFGEAFQEAHNATADVEATTRCFFELIRTGNFSNQELEATDNYIQNFLEKHPDKIATVGLEHKNLKAESDKLRQLEDTEPSISKEEVRENLDQLSDIPFSHLHNYSQFSILQSTTKIRNLVYKAGEMNSPAVALTDSGNMMAAFHFVSDVKSYNRELEAEKKKAEEEGKIFNKRPLIPIVGCEFNICKDRTDKSNKDNGNTVVMLAKNKVGYHNMAKMSSIAFTEGFYYVPRIDKNIVTQYKGEIIVLSGGLNGEIPNLILNVGENQAEESVVWWKEQFGDDFYLELIRHGLPEEDRVNETLLRFAEKYDIKIVATNRTYYLNKSDSDAHDILLCIKDGELKSTPKGRGRGFRYGLPNDEYYFKSPDEMKKLFSDLPQAIENTNEIVAKCEAYDLAREILLPAFDIPEEFQDPQDLEDGGKRGENNYLRHLTYEGAKKRWGEEGITEDIKERLDFELATIANTGYPGYFLIVQDFCQAARDMGVSVGPGRGSAAGSAVAYCTGITNVDPIKYDLLFERFLNPERVSMPDIDIDFDDEGRQRVIDWVINKYGSNQVAQIITYGTMAAKSSIRDTARVLDLPLHDADRLAKLVPDIKLNKIFNLDEVELADKLKNNQDDITKANELKSLIKSKDLQGEVIQQAVLLEGSMRNTGIHACGVIITPDDITNFVPVALAKDSDMYCTQFDNSVAEDAGLLKMDFLGLKTLTLIKDAVKIVKERHGIELDPENFPIDDEKTYELFQRGETIGIFQYESAGMQKYLRELKPTVFADLIAMNALYRPGPLEYIPSFIKRKHGIEEIVYDLEATKEYLEETYGITVYQEQVMLLSQKLANFSKGEADTLRKAMGKKKFDLLAKMKPQFLDQGEANGHDRKVLEKIWVDWEAFASYAFNKSHSTCYAWIAYQTAYLKAHYPAEYMASVLSNNMNDLKQVTMFMEECKRAGIPVLGPDVNESQYKFTVNKEGAIRFGLGAIKGVGSKPVEAIFEERSENGPFASVFDMVSRVNLRACNKKVFENLVLAGGFDSFGNISRAQFFAEDQNGKVFLENVLKFGARVQENEDSSQVSMFESVAAEDVPQPQPPRVDDWPTLTKLSKEKDVVGIYISGHPLDDFKLEINSFCNSRVADIVQLEKFANQELRMAGIITDAQHRTTKHGNPFGTFDIEDYSDSQRLFVFGEDYMKFKHMLSIGTFVFLTGRVQKSRYREDLEFKVQQLELLTELRDKRAKTLCLSVESSDLTDHMIDELYHIIQDHTGNCSLKFIVKDHKSNTELKMPSRSLKVPVDNEFIKKVEELQVFEYVIE; translated from the coding sequence ATGTACATTATATTTGATACCGAAACTACTGGTTTACCTAAGAACTGGAATGCGCCAATTACAGACACTGATAACTGGCCAAGGTGTATTCAAATAGCATGGCAGCTCCATGATGAAAATGGAGACTTGATTGAGCATCAAGATTACCTTATCAAACCGGATGGATTTAATATTCCGTTTGAATCAGAGCAAATTCACGGAATTTCAACTGAGTTAGCAGAACAACAAGGAGTTCCGATTCAAGATGTTCTTCAAAAATTTAATGAGGCACTTTCTAAAGCAAAATTTGTTGTTGGTCAAAACATTGGTTTTGATATCAATGTAATGGGATGTGAGTTCTACAGGTATAGTGTAGAAACACCTATGATTGAAATGCCTATCCTTGATACCTGTACAGAGAAAACAGCTGAATTATGTCAGTTGCCTGGAGGTAGAGGAGGTAAGTTTAAATTACCAACTCTAACTGAGTTGCACGAATTTTTATTTGGAGAAGCTTTTCAAGAAGCTCATAATGCTACTGCGGACGTTGAAGCTACTACCAGATGTTTCTTTGAGCTAATCAGAACAGGAAATTTCAGTAATCAGGAGCTAGAGGCAACAGACAACTATATCCAAAATTTCTTAGAAAAGCATCCGGATAAAATTGCTACTGTTGGTTTAGAGCACAAAAATTTAAAAGCTGAATCTGATAAACTTAGACAGCTTGAAGATACTGAGCCTTCAATTTCAAAAGAAGAGGTAAGGGAGAATCTGGACCAATTATCAGATATCCCATTTAGCCACCTTCATAATTATTCTCAATTCTCAATTCTTCAGTCTACTACCAAAATTAGAAATCTGGTATACAAAGCAGGAGAAATGAATAGTCCTGCAGTTGCACTTACCGACTCAGGAAATATGATGGCAGCTTTTCACTTTGTAAGTGATGTTAAATCATATAACAGAGAGCTTGAAGCAGAGAAGAAAAAGGCGGAGGAAGAGGGCAAGATATTTAATAAAAGACCATTAATTCCAATTGTTGGATGTGAATTCAATATCTGTAAAGATCGTACTGATAAAAGCAATAAAGACAATGGGAATACTGTGGTAATGTTGGCTAAAAATAAGGTCGGTTATCACAATATGGCAAAGATGTCATCTATTGCGTTTACTGAAGGTTTTTACTACGTTCCACGAATAGACAAGAACATTGTCACTCAATACAAAGGTGAAATTATTGTATTGAGTGGTGGTTTAAATGGTGAGATACCAAACCTGATCCTGAATGTAGGAGAAAATCAAGCTGAAGAATCGGTAGTATGGTGGAAAGAGCAATTCGGTGATGATTTTTACCTTGAGTTGATAAGACACGGTTTACCTGAAGAAGATAGAGTAAATGAGACTTTATTGAGGTTTGCCGAGAAATATGACATCAAAATAGTTGCAACTAATAGAACTTACTATTTAAATAAATCAGACTCAGATGCACATGATATCTTATTGTGTATCAAAGATGGAGAATTAAAATCTACTCCAAAAGGTAGAGGAAGAGGGTTTAGATACGGTCTGCCAAATGATGAATACTATTTCAAATCTCCGGACGAGATGAAGAAATTGTTTTCTGATTTGCCACAGGCCATTGAAAACACAAATGAGATTGTTGCTAAATGTGAGGCTTATGATTTAGCAAGAGAAATATTACTTCCGGCTTTTGATATACCTGAAGAGTTTCAAGATCCGCAGGATTTGGAAGATGGAGGAAAACGTGGAGAAAATAACTACTTGCGTCACTTGACATATGAAGGAGCCAAGAAAAGATGGGGAGAAGAAGGGATAACTGAAGATATCAAAGAGCGTTTAGATTTTGAGTTGGCAACAATTGCCAATACAGGATATCCGGGATATTTCTTGATTGTTCAGGATTTTTGTCAGGCTGCCAGAGATATGGGAGTGTCCGTTGGACCGGGTAGGGGATCAGCTGCTGGATCAGCAGTTGCATATTGTACCGGAATTACGAATGTTGATCCTATTAAGTACGATCTCCTATTTGAGCGTTTCTTAAATCCTGAAAGGGTGTCAATGCCCGATATTGATATCGACTTTGATGATGAAGGAAGACAAAGAGTTATTGATTGGGTAATTAATAAATATGGCTCAAATCAAGTTGCTCAGATTATTACTTATGGTACAATGGCGGCTAAGTCTTCTATTAGGGACACTGCACGTGTTTTGGATTTACCATTGCATGACGCAGATAGATTGGCCAAACTTGTTCCGGATATTAAATTGAACAAAATATTTAACCTGGATGAGGTTGAATTAGCAGATAAGTTAAAGAACAATCAAGATGATATTACAAAAGCGAATGAGTTAAAGTCGCTTATAAAATCAAAAGATTTACAAGGAGAGGTAATCCAACAAGCAGTTTTGCTTGAAGGTTCAATGAGAAATACTGGTATCCATGCATGTGGTGTGATTATTACACCGGATGATATTACCAATTTTGTTCCCGTTGCACTTGCTAAGGATTCAGACATGTACTGTACACAGTTTGATAACTCTGTGGCAGAAGATGCTGGTCTGTTAAAGATGGATTTCCTGGGATTGAAAACGCTAACTTTAATAAAGGATGCGGTTAAAATTGTCAAGGAAAGACATGGGATTGAATTGGATCCTGAAAACTTTCCTATTGATGATGAAAAAACTTATGAGCTTTTTCAACGGGGAGAAACGATCGGGATATTCCAATACGAATCTGCCGGTATGCAAAAGTATCTTCGAGAACTGAAACCAACAGTTTTTGCGGATTTAATTGCTATGAATGCCTTATACCGTCCGGGACCGTTGGAGTATATTCCTTCTTTTATTAAAAGAAAACACGGAATAGAGGAGATTGTATATGACCTGGAAGCTACCAAAGAATATTTAGAAGAAACTTACGGAATTACGGTATATCAGGAGCAAGTAATGCTCTTGTCGCAGAAATTGGCCAACTTCTCAAAAGGTGAGGCAGATACTTTGCGTAAAGCAATGGGTAAAAAGAAGTTTGATCTTCTTGCTAAAATGAAGCCTCAATTTTTGGATCAAGGAGAAGCCAATGGACACGACAGAAAGGTGCTGGAAAAAATTTGGGTAGACTGGGAAGCATTCGCATCCTATGCCTTTAACAAATCTCACTCTACATGTTATGCTTGGATTGCTTATCAAACTGCTTATTTAAAAGCGCACTATCCAGCAGAATACATGGCCTCAGTATTGAGTAATAACATGAATGACCTTAAACAGGTAACCATGTTTATGGAAGAGTGTAAGCGTGCCGGAATCCCCGTTTTAGGTCCAGATGTAAATGAATCTCAATATAAATTTACTGTAAACAAAGAGGGAGCTATCCGATTTGGATTAGGAGCAATTAAAGGAGTTGGAAGTAAACCAGTTGAGGCCATTTTTGAGGAGCGTTCAGAGAACGGACCGTTTGCGTCTGTTTTTGATATGGTTTCTCGTGTCAATTTAAGAGCTTGTAATAAAAAAGTGTTTGAGAATTTAGTGCTGGCCGGAGGTTTTGATTCATTTGGTAATATCAGTCGAGCGCAGTTTTTTGCAGAAGACCAAAACGGAAAAGTATTTCTTGAAAATGTATTAAAGTTTGGTGCTCGCGTTCAAGAAAATGAGGATTCTTCACAAGTAAGCATGTTTGAAAGTGTTGCTGCTGAAGATGTACCACAACCACAGCCCCCTAGAGTAGATGATTGGCCAACCTTAACAAAATTGAGTAAGGAAAAAGATGTTGTCGGAATCTATATTTCCGGGCATCCATTGGATGATTTTAAATTGGAAATTAACAGCTTTTGTAATTCCAGAGTAGCTGATATTGTACAATTAGAGAAGTTTGCCAATCAGGAATTGAGAATGGCGGGAATAATTACAGACGCCCAACATAGAACTACTAAACACGGTAATCCTTTTGGTACGTTTGACATTGAAGATTATTCAGACAGTCAAAGACTATTTGTTTTTGGTGAAGATTATATGAAGTTTAAGCATATGCTGAGCATTGGAACGTTTGTGTTCTTAACCGGGCGTGTGCAAAAAAGCAGATATAGAGAAGATCTTGAATTCAAAGTACAACAACTAGAATTACTCACAGAGTTAAGAGACAAGAGAGCAAAAACTCTTTGTTTAAGTGTGGAGTCTTCAGATCTGACAGATCATATGATAGATGAACTATACCACATTATTCAAGACCACACAGGAAACTGTTCTTTAAAATTCATAGTTAAAGATCATAAATCAAATACAGAACTTAAAATGCCAAGTCGCAGTTTGAAAGTTCCTGTAGACAATGAATTCATTAAAAAAGTTGAAGAATTACAAGTATTTGAATACGTAATTGAATAA